The following coding sequences lie in one Spirochaetia bacterium 38H-sp genomic window:
- a CDS encoding extracellular solute-binding protein has protein sequence MKKAFLAVLFVALFFTGCSGPKNEVRWFVGLGAGSDEPTIKAQQAIVDEFNEKNNDFKLVLEVVPNAQAYQTLATQFSGGNAPDVVGPVGIRGRDSFKGSWLDLEPLVKKNGFDLSMYDSSMIDFYRDPDEGLLGIPFAIYPSFLYVNEELFEEAGLPLPPKHYGEPYVDDKGVKHEWNFDTIKWLGMRLTVDENGNDATSPDFDPEKIAQWGFAIQWTDARGVGTLFGPGSFVAKDGSATIPSQWKEGWKWYYDAMWKDHFVPTAPQANSDILKNGDLFASGRVAMVHCHLWYAGFAQLPFKWNPYPVPSYKGKTTAKMHADTFLITKATKNPDAAFKVLTYLVDDKAEQLAAVYGGMPAKKSLQDTFLTKFFTEKFPDFDIDYGPIVESIKYPDNPNHESWMPSFQEANQRYNQFWDEVSNKPDLDFDAAVESLENDLDGIFKAASK, from the coding sequence AGGTGAGATGGTTTGTCGGTCTAGGTGCCGGTTCTGATGAGCCCACTATTAAGGCTCAACAGGCTATTGTTGACGAATTTAATGAGAAGAACAATGATTTTAAGCTCGTTCTTGAGGTCGTTCCCAATGCTCAGGCTTATCAGACTCTCGCTACTCAGTTTAGCGGTGGTAATGCGCCTGATGTTGTAGGTCCTGTCGGTATAAGAGGACGAGATAGTTTTAAGGGGTCTTGGCTGGATCTTGAGCCTCTTGTAAAGAAGAATGGTTTTGATTTGTCAATGTACGATTCTTCTATGATTGATTTCTACAGGGATCCTGATGAGGGATTGCTTGGTATTCCTTTTGCCATTTATCCATCTTTTCTCTATGTCAACGAGGAGCTTTTTGAAGAGGCTGGATTGCCGCTTCCTCCCAAACATTATGGAGAGCCATATGTGGATGATAAAGGAGTAAAGCACGAGTGGAATTTTGATACAATCAAATGGCTCGGTATGAGGCTTACTGTAGATGAGAACGGTAATGATGCTACCAGTCCGGATTTTGATCCTGAGAAGATTGCCCAGTGGGGGTTTGCTATACAATGGACTGATGCAAGAGGGGTAGGTACTCTCTTTGGTCCTGGATCTTTTGTTGCAAAGGATGGTTCTGCAACTATTCCTTCTCAGTGGAAAGAAGGGTGGAAGTGGTATTACGATGCAATGTGGAAAGACCATTTTGTTCCTACAGCTCCGCAGGCTAATAGTGATATTTTAAAGAACGGAGATCTTTTTGCTTCTGGTCGTGTTGCTATGGTTCATTGTCATCTTTGGTATGCAGGTTTTGCACAGCTACCTTTTAAATGGAATCCTTACCCTGTTCCTTCTTATAAGGGGAAGACTACTGCAAAGATGCATGCTGATACTTTCCTTATTACAAAGGCTACCAAGAATCCTGATGCTGCCTTTAAGGTGCTTACTTATCTTGTTGACGATAAGGCAGAGCAGCTTGCTGCAGTATACGGTGGTATGCCTGCCAAAAAGTCTCTACAGGATACTTTTCTTACAAAGTTTTTTACTGAGAAGTTCCCTGATTTTGACATAGATTACGGTCCTATTGTTGAGAGCATTAAGTATCCGGATAATCCCAATCATGAGAGCTGGATGCCTAGTTTCCAGGAGGCAAATCAGAGGTATAACCAGTTTTGGGATGAGGTTAGCAATAAGCCTGATCTTGATTTTGATGCTGCTGTAGAATCTCTTGAGAATGACCTTGATGGTATTTTTAAGGCTGCATCCAAGTAA
- a CDS encoding sugar ABC transporter permease, whose product MQKAHSLEKWEHKWGFRFISPWLIGFFIFYLLPIIVSFIFTFLDFSLSDVSKISFAGLKNWKRALFEDKEVLASVGRILLFSVINMPISMLFALSVALMLNSRYLLGKRFFRTFFYLPSIIPLVASVIIWQGVLNENTGWINLLIEKIFNVDATGSDGIRWLANPHLIYVTYTIIGLWGLGNTIIVFLAGLQGIPVELYEAAEIDGAGGWHSLFRITLPMITPVVFYNLVIGVIGLMQYFLVPYVINLGSGFPDGLTNFPMVYFFRQAFTYFNMGYGAVIAWLIFFLGLFFTALLFKTARHWVYYAGGDK is encoded by the coding sequence ATGCAAAAAGCACATTCTTTGGAAAAATGGGAGCATAAGTGGGGTTTTAGGTTTATTTCTCCGTGGCTTATAGGTTTTTTTATTTTTTATTTGCTTCCGATAATTGTTTCTTTTATTTTTACTTTTTTGGATTTTTCTTTGTCCGATGTAAGCAAGATTTCTTTTGCAGGTCTAAAAAATTGGAAAAGGGCTCTTTTTGAAGATAAGGAGGTTCTTGCTTCTGTTGGACGTATTCTTTTGTTTTCTGTTATAAATATGCCTATCAGTATGTTGTTTGCTCTTTCTGTGGCGCTTATGCTAAATAGTAGATATTTGCTAGGTAAGAGATTTTTTAGAACATTTTTTTATCTTCCTTCTATCATTCCTTTAGTTGCATCAGTAATAATATGGCAGGGTGTTCTCAACGAGAATACGGGCTGGATTAATTTGCTGATAGAGAAAATATTTAATGTCGATGCTACGGGTTCTGATGGTATTAGATGGCTTGCTAATCCACATCTTATATATGTTACGTATACTATTATAGGTTTGTGGGGCTTGGGTAATACTATAATTGTTTTCCTTGCTGGGCTTCAGGGAATACCAGTTGAATTGTATGAGGCTGCTGAAATAGATGGTGCTGGAGGATGGCATAGCCTTTTTAGGATAACCTTGCCTATGATTACTCCTGTCGTTTTCTATAACTTGGTAATTGGTGTAATAGGGCTTATGCAGTACTTTCTTGTGCCTTATGTTATCAATCTGGGCAGTGGTTTTCCTGATGGTCTTACTAACTTTCCTATGGTTTATTTTTTCCGTCAGGCTTTTACCTATTTTAATATGGGGTATGGTGCGGTTATCGCGTGGCTTATATTCTTTCTTGGATTGTTTTTTACTGCTCTTCTTTTTAAAACAGCACGGCAT